The Fructilactobacillus ixorae genome has a window encoding:
- a CDS encoding DUF5590 domain-containing protein encodes MRERRQRKFKLQRLLSWVGAFLVVVVLALLIIMLIAKLPQKQTLRSATSLAEQHAHFHDVQKTYKANLKRPYYTVVGKNQANQPAYAIVSSDFKHIRVMKQTDGITAENASAIAQRRVAGDVTNAGLLIYRKQPTWVVTLQSKHQVHYVLVNFKTGKVIKTLNL; translated from the coding sequence ATGCGAGAACGAAGACAACGAAAATTTAAACTACAACGCCTATTAAGCTGGGTGGGGGCGTTCCTCGTCGTGGTGGTCCTCGCGCTATTAATTATTATGTTGATCGCTAAATTACCGCAAAAACAAACGTTAAGGAGCGCTACGAGTCTGGCTGAACAACACGCCCATTTTCACGACGTCCAAAAGACTTACAAAGCCAACCTCAAACGACCTTACTATACGGTGGTTGGGAAGAACCAAGCGAACCAACCTGCCTATGCCATCGTTAGTAGTGATTTCAAACACATTCGCGTTATGAAACAAACCGATGGGATTACGGCTGAAAATGCCAGTGCAATTGCGCAACGGCGGGTCGCTGGGGACGTTACCAACGCTGGGTTATTGATCTACCGGAAGCAACCGACGTGGGTAGTAACCTTGCAAAGCAAACACCAAGTTCACTACGTGCTAGTGAACTTTAAGACCGGCAAGGTCATTAAAACGCTTAATTTATAG
- a CDS encoding DnaD domain-containing protein encodes MSTTSALAKYLNSGSINVSGFLLTNLANLNISGTELTMLLELQYFRSQGDRFPAAEALASAMGLTEPAVYDLLHQLVSKKLISITTSADEKDEYSFAPLVAKLNELLQQVPDDQQPGSTPTTSDTGTPKTSISDREQTFKMINHEFGRMLSPIELETVTAWFDQDHYSAELIQLALREAVLNQVYNLKYMDRILLNWDKQHLQTAAQVEAHRTQRQEKQATGTKQPLPQVPLFKIKKDQ; translated from the coding sequence ATGAGCACCACATCTGCACTAGCTAAATACTTAAATTCCGGATCAATTAACGTATCCGGTTTTTTATTAACGAATTTAGCTAACCTCAACATTAGTGGCACAGAACTAACGATGTTGTTAGAACTACAGTACTTTCGCAGTCAGGGGGACCGGTTTCCGGCAGCCGAGGCATTAGCAAGCGCCATGGGGCTCACCGAACCGGCGGTGTACGATTTATTGCACCAGTTGGTGAGCAAGAAATTGATTAGTATTACCACCAGCGCCGACGAAAAGGATGAGTATAGTTTTGCGCCGTTAGTGGCCAAGCTAAACGAATTACTGCAACAAGTTCCGGATGATCAGCAACCGGGGTCAACACCAACAACTAGTGATACGGGCACACCGAAAACGAGTATTAGTGACCGTGAGCAGACCTTTAAAATGATTAATCATGAATTTGGCCGAATGTTATCGCCAATTGAGTTAGAAACCGTCACGGCCTGGTTTGACCAGGATCATTATTCCGCGGAGTTGATTCAGCTAGCCCTGCGCGAAGCCGTCTTAAATCAGGTTTATAATCTCAAGTACATGGACCGCATTCTGCTAAACTGGGACAAGCAGCACTTACAAACCGCTGCGCAGGTAGAAGCCCATCGAACCCAACGCCAGGAAAAACAAGCAACGGGGACGAAACAACCACTACCTCAGGTGCCACTCTTTAAAATTAAGAAGGATCAATAA
- a CDS encoding PBP1A family penicillin-binding protein, with translation MSSDEVYSRLKKNRKKKRGPVFQITMWVLFFLVVLFLVGCGVFTYYASTAPNISYKTLSSDNSTTIYDRNGKVISRLGMQNRDYVKQKDIPENMKNAIISVEDRHFYTDKGVDPVRIVGAAVNNLFGGGGLQGGSTLTQQLVKLSVFSTKASDQTLKRKAQEAWLATKVNREYSKQQILEFYINKVYMGNNAYGMQTASEVMYHKPLSELDLAQTALLAGLPQAPVAYNPVHNPKYATARRNQVLEAMVKNKAITRKQANQAEQEDVQAGIDKQNVDKTPTQKDEKYADAYIGQVLQEMNQKGYKLNAGNKVYTNIDMDTQKQMYQLANDDNSDLNFPNNDFQIGATMTNPNNGKIVAMLGSRKQNIQFGLNRAVQTDHSSGSTMKPLMDYGPAIEYLNYPTYQPIKDTPYTYPGTNRQLHDFDNKYEGTMTMRQALVESRNIPAIRTLEAVGVPRATEFLNGLGMSFKEPLNLQNGIGAYISTKQEAAAYAAFANGGTYYKPYAISKVETPTGETKTYSPSGKEAMSESTAFMITDMLKGVMTDPKGSGTAANIPGLNQAGKTGTTQYPDDWLSSVPENSSMDSWFTGYTKNLSLSVWTGYDKPLEPGHYISQSQSKIAQLFYKEVMQNASQDLPNDNWTKPANVVKTRVDNQTQYYIAGHAGDLKENVIKNNTQAGQTADNKAVVNLPNNQPNKQEEQTTDKNTNSGTTANNEQKPATTTQTTNNDNQTNPEPVPNNGGNNQQQNNSQPTTGTNNQTAPANNQSGNNQAVNQPQPAAGTK, from the coding sequence ATGAGTTCCGATGAAGTTTATAGTCGTTTAAAGAAAAATCGCAAGAAGAAACGGGGCCCCGTTTTTCAAATCACCATGTGGGTGCTGTTTTTCCTCGTTGTGCTTTTTCTAGTGGGATGTGGGGTTTTTACTTATTATGCCTCAACTGCCCCCAACATTTCGTATAAAACCCTCTCTAGTGATAACTCTACGACGATCTATGATCGCAATGGAAAGGTCATCTCACGGTTAGGAATGCAAAATCGCGATTATGTTAAACAAAAGGATATTCCTGAAAACATGAAGAACGCGATCATCTCGGTTGAAGATCGGCATTTTTACACCGATAAGGGGGTTGACCCCGTCCGAATCGTCGGGGCGGCTGTTAATAACCTCTTTGGTGGGGGCGGGTTACAGGGAGGAAGTACCCTAACCCAGCAACTGGTTAAACTATCCGTCTTTTCTACCAAAGCGTCTGATCAAACCCTAAAACGGAAGGCGCAAGAAGCCTGGTTAGCCACTAAGGTAAACCGTGAATACAGCAAGCAACAAATTTTAGAGTTCTACATTAATAAGGTTTATATGGGTAACAATGCGTACGGGATGCAAACGGCTTCCGAAGTAATGTACCACAAACCCTTGAGTGAACTGGATTTGGCCCAAACGGCCCTGTTAGCTGGTCTCCCCCAAGCTCCTGTAGCTTACAACCCGGTGCATAATCCGAAATACGCTACGGCCCGGAGAAACCAAGTCCTAGAAGCAATGGTCAAAAACAAAGCCATTACCAGAAAGCAAGCTAATCAGGCCGAACAAGAAGACGTCCAGGCAGGAATTGATAAACAAAATGTTGATAAAACGCCAACGCAAAAGGATGAGAAGTACGCAGATGCTTACATCGGTCAAGTCCTGCAAGAAATGAATCAAAAAGGTTACAAACTAAACGCCGGCAACAAAGTTTATACAAACATTGATATGGATACCCAGAAACAGATGTATCAACTAGCAAACGATGATAATTCAGACTTAAACTTTCCTAATAATGACTTTCAAATCGGGGCCACGATGACAAACCCGAATAACGGGAAAATCGTTGCAATGCTTGGTAGTCGGAAGCAAAACATTCAGTTCGGGTTAAATCGAGCCGTTCAAACTGACCATTCCAGTGGTTCTACCATGAAACCGCTCATGGATTATGGTCCCGCCATTGAGTACCTAAATTATCCAACCTACCAACCCATTAAAGATACGCCATATACCTACCCTGGCACTAATCGGCAACTGCATGATTTCGATAATAAATACGAAGGAACCATGACGATGCGGCAGGCGCTCGTTGAATCGCGGAACATTCCCGCCATTCGCACCCTTGAAGCAGTTGGGGTTCCTCGGGCAACCGAATTCTTGAACGGCTTAGGGATGAGCTTTAAAGAACCGCTGAACCTGCAAAACGGGATTGGAGCTTACATTTCAACGAAGCAAGAGGCCGCTGCTTACGCCGCTTTTGCGAACGGCGGAACTTATTACAAACCCTATGCCATTTCAAAAGTCGAAACTCCGACGGGTGAAACAAAGACCTACTCGCCAAGCGGAAAAGAAGCGATGTCTGAATCCACTGCCTTTATGATCACAGACATGCTGAAAGGCGTGATGACTGATCCGAAGGGTTCTGGAACGGCAGCTAACATCCCGGGCTTAAACCAGGCTGGAAAGACCGGGACCACGCAGTATCCTGATGATTGGCTCAGTTCGGTGCCAGAAAACTCTAGCATGGATTCCTGGTTTACTGGTTACACCAAGAACCTCTCGCTCTCAGTCTGGACTGGGTACGATAAACCGTTAGAACCGGGCCACTACATTTCGCAATCACAGTCCAAAATTGCGCAGTTGTTCTATAAGGAAGTCATGCAAAATGCCTCCCAGGACTTACCAAACGACAACTGGACGAAACCAGCCAACGTAGTTAAAACTAGGGTTGATAACCAAACTCAGTACTACATTGCTGGTCATGCGGGCGATCTGAAGGAAAACGTAATTAAGAACAATACGCAAGCGGGTCAAACTGCGGATAATAAAGCCGTCGTTAACCTGCCGAATAATCAACCAAATAAACAGGAAGAACAAACTACGGATAAAAACACCAATAGTGGTACCACGGCTAATAACGAGCAAAAACCAGCCACCACCACGCAAACGACCAACAATGATAACCAAACCAATCCAGAACCAGTTCCTAATAACGGTGGGAACAATCAGCAACAAAATAATTCCCAACCAACGACTGGGACTAATAACCAAACCGCCCCAGCGAATAACCAAAGTGGGAATAATCAAGCTGTAAACCAGCCTCAACCTGCGGCTGGGACTAAATAA
- the recU gene encoding Holliday junction resolvase RecU yields the protein MTINYPNGRPFQTFTTKHRAQSHSTAGHGDRGMSLEAEINQSNQFYQAQQIAVVHKKPTPIQIVNVDYPKRSAAVIKEAYFKQASTTDYNGIYAGYYLDFDAKETTNLQSFPLANFHPHQIHHMQSCADLGGICFALIRFVRKNEIYLLNGPDLFRFWERQFNGGRKSITRTELATSAYLIKPKINPLIPYLDAVQAIIDKNKGE from the coding sequence TTGACAATCAATTATCCGAATGGACGTCCTTTCCAAACTTTCACGACCAAGCATAGAGCACAATCCCACTCCACCGCGGGCCATGGGGATCGGGGAATGTCGCTTGAAGCCGAGATTAATCAAAGCAATCAATTTTATCAAGCGCAACAAATCGCAGTAGTCCATAAAAAGCCGACCCCGATTCAGATTGTGAACGTTGATTATCCCAAACGGAGTGCAGCGGTCATCAAAGAAGCCTACTTTAAGCAAGCATCAACCACCGATTATAATGGGATTTATGCCGGTTACTACCTTGATTTTGATGCCAAGGAAACGACCAACCTTCAGTCCTTTCCGTTAGCCAACTTCCACCCCCACCAAATTCACCACATGCAAAGTTGCGCTGATTTGGGGGGCATTTGTTTTGCTTTAATTCGCTTTGTGCGGAAAAATGAAATATACTTGTTAAACGGCCCAGACTTATTCCGATTTTGGGAACGGCAATTTAACGGGGGAAGAAAATCGATTACAAGAACAGAATTAGCCACTTCGGCGTACCTGATTAAACCTAAAATTAACCCGTTAATTCCCTATCTCGATGCGGTCCAAGCAATTATTGATAAGAATAAAGGAGAATAA
- a CDS encoding DUF1273 domain-containing protein, with amino-acid sequence MSRQWITGYRSYELGAFDEQSPKVQIIKQALREQMVNLIENGCDWIITGAQLGTEQWAVEIAADLKTTFPAQFQIAVMLPFAEFGSQWNENNQIRLQHVLALADFSTTVSRAEYHHPQQLKNYQRFMLTHTDGALLLYDSENEGKPHYDLDAIHQFQANHPYVCQLIEFDDLQEVADQYEAERNAEFSE; translated from the coding sequence ATGAGTAGACAATGGATAACAGGATATCGTAGTTATGAATTAGGGGCCTTTGACGAGCAAAGTCCCAAGGTGCAAATCATTAAACAAGCACTCCGCGAGCAAATGGTCAATTTAATTGAGAATGGCTGCGACTGGATCATAACTGGGGCCCAACTTGGTACGGAACAGTGGGCGGTAGAAATTGCCGCCGACTTAAAAACCACATTTCCAGCCCAGTTTCAGATTGCTGTCATGCTACCGTTTGCGGAGTTTGGTTCCCAGTGGAATGAGAATAACCAAATACGACTGCAACACGTCCTGGCATTAGCTGACTTTTCCACCACGGTGAGTCGGGCAGAGTACCATCATCCCCAACAACTAAAGAATTACCAGCGGTTCATGTTAACCCACACTGATGGGGCACTCTTACTCTATGATTCTGAAAATGAAGGGAAGCCGCACTATGACTTAGACGCAATTCATCAGTTTCAGGCTAACCATCCCTATGTGTGTCAATTGATTGAGTTTGACGATTTACAGGAGGTCGCCGATCAGTACGAAGCCGAAAGAAATGCTGAATTTTCGGAATGA
- the gpsB gene encoding cell division regulator GpsB gives MDSINFTPKDILQKEFRQKMRGYDPTDVDSFLDEIIKDYETFQKELDDKDQRIAQLVAENNQLKAQQVAPTPQATPAQPQPRSNVQSQPTTSERQATDSTTLDILRRLSNLEQRVFGDGYHG, from the coding sequence ATGGATAGCATTAACTTTACTCCTAAAGACATTTTGCAAAAAGAATTTCGGCAAAAGATGCGGGGTTATGACCCAACTGACGTTGATTCATTCCTAGATGAGATTATCAAGGACTATGAGACCTTTCAAAAGGAACTCGACGACAAGGACCAACGCATTGCTCAGTTGGTTGCTGAAAACAACCAATTGAAAGCGCAACAAGTAGCGCCAACGCCCCAGGCTACTCCAGCACAGCCCCAACCGCGCTCGAACGTTCAGTCGCAACCAACTACTTCTGAGCGTCAAGCAACCGACAGTACAACGCTAGATATTTTACGCCGGTTATCGAACTTGGAACAACGGGTGTTTGGTGACGGATATCACGGATAG
- a CDS encoding THUMP domain-containing class I SAM-dependent RNA methyltransferase, whose protein sequence is MQTFKLMATCAAGIEAVTATELKQLGYQVEVRNGMVLFTGTVADIIKTNLWLRTADRIKIIVGEFEAQTFDDLFEGTKALSWERLIPMDGQFPVAGRSKKSLLHSVPDVQAITKKAIATKLATFYHRRTRLPETGGLYPLEVRIVKNHVVELLDTTGPSLFKRGYRVAKGEAPLKENMAAALVLLTNWHPETMPFLDPMCGSGTIPIEAAMIARNIAPGSKRSFAFEAWDWISPDLVATARVEAQAAVTEPGALQIQASDVNGEMINHAKVNAEAMGLLHDIQFKQLAVQDFHTDERDGVVVTNPPYGQRLGDQAAATKLYQALGAVFRPLTSWSKYFLTSDLNFEVAYGEIATKRRKLYNGQIRTDYFQYWSNHR, encoded by the coding sequence ATGCAAACATTTAAACTGATGGCCACCTGTGCGGCAGGAATTGAGGCCGTAACTGCCACAGAATTAAAGCAATTAGGGTATCAAGTCGAGGTGCGCAATGGGATGGTCCTATTTACCGGTACGGTTGCAGACATCATTAAAACAAACCTATGGTTACGCACCGCCGATCGGATTAAAATCATCGTCGGTGAATTTGAGGCGCAAACGTTTGATGATTTATTCGAAGGAACGAAAGCATTATCCTGGGAGCGGTTAATTCCGATGGATGGCCAATTTCCGGTGGCCGGTCGATCGAAAAAATCGTTGCTGCATAGCGTTCCCGACGTGCAAGCCATTACGAAGAAAGCGATTGCCACTAAACTGGCTACTTTTTATCACCGGCGCACGCGCTTACCAGAAACCGGTGGACTATATCCACTAGAAGTGCGGATTGTGAAAAACCACGTCGTTGAACTCTTAGATACCACGGGACCAAGTTTGTTTAAGCGGGGGTACCGGGTTGCAAAGGGGGAAGCCCCGTTAAAGGAAAACATGGCGGCAGCGTTAGTGTTGTTGACAAACTGGCATCCGGAGACGATGCCGTTTCTGGATCCGATGTGTGGTTCCGGAACAATTCCGATCGAAGCCGCGATGATTGCCCGTAACATCGCTCCCGGTAGCAAACGGTCCTTTGCATTTGAGGCCTGGGATTGGATTAGTCCAGACCTCGTAGCCACAGCCCGTGTCGAAGCCCAAGCTGCCGTTACGGAGCCGGGGGCGCTCCAGATTCAAGCTTCCGATGTGAATGGTGAAATGATTAATCATGCCAAGGTTAATGCCGAAGCCATGGGGCTGTTACACGACATTCAATTTAAACAACTCGCCGTTCAGGATTTTCATACGGACGAACGTGATGGCGTGGTCGTTACAAACCCGCCCTACGGACAACGATTAGGGGATCAAGCGGCTGCTACGAAACTTTATCAAGCGTTGGGGGCTGTTTTTCGGCCCTTAACCAGTTGGTCAAAGTATTTCCTTACCAGTGATTTGAACTTTGAAGTTGCCTACGGAGAAATCGCAACCAAACGGCGCAAGTTGTATAACGGCCAGATCAGAACGGACTACTTCCAGTATTGGAGTAATCACCGTTAA
- a CDS encoding NAD(P)/FAD-dependent oxidoreductase, translating to MPTEKSQPNGASCITARSERTTSSIGVITVKEGSPTKRIAIIGSGIVGTSAAYFLNHWTNQSEVQVTVFDAGTGQATRAAAGIISPWLSKRRNQKWYHLARAGAEVVAELARTTKMDQLTYAHNGTIITRKNPDQLAELVELAQARKVDAPQMGELVPLSPAQVRQALPMLTKLTTPGLFVGGGSWMDGQRFCQHLLASCNSQLQLLNFQAVQLLDEHHLKRGTTTQAFDKIIVATGAWTKPVLATLHVQADVRPQKGQLIEIKLAQPTSPKRPVLMPEAEADLIPVAPDRLIVGATHDDEAGFDLTTTTQATTELLATAQRFMSGISRKNVMLERVGTRAYTPDYGPFVGPVPAHPDVLVGTGLGSSGLTTGPLVGKLIAKLALNQPVNLAYYSKPVTNYLRSE from the coding sequence TTGCCTACGGAGAAATCGCAACCAAACGGCGCAAGTTGTATAACGGCCAGATCAGAACGGACTACTTCCAGTATTGGAGTAATCACCGTTAAGGAGGGATCACCTACGAAACGAATTGCAATTATTGGGAGTGGCATCGTTGGAACCAGTGCGGCGTATTTTTTAAACCACTGGACTAATCAATCCGAGGTTCAAGTAACTGTTTTTGATGCAGGGACCGGGCAGGCTACCCGGGCTGCAGCTGGGATCATTTCACCCTGGCTATCCAAACGGCGCAATCAGAAGTGGTACCACCTTGCGCGGGCGGGCGCTGAAGTGGTTGCTGAGTTGGCAAGGACCACAAAAATGGATCAGTTAACTTACGCTCACAATGGCACCATCATTACTAGAAAAAATCCTGACCAACTAGCAGAATTAGTGGAACTTGCGCAAGCCCGTAAGGTTGATGCTCCGCAAATGGGTGAACTAGTGCCGCTTAGTCCCGCCCAAGTCCGGCAAGCGCTCCCCATGTTAACGAAGCTTACTACTCCTGGTTTATTCGTGGGAGGCGGCAGTTGGATGGATGGGCAACGCTTTTGCCAGCACCTGTTGGCCAGTTGTAATTCACAATTGCAGCTACTTAATTTCCAAGCGGTCCAGTTACTAGATGAACACCACTTAAAGCGTGGCACGACCACGCAAGCTTTTGATAAAATCATTGTGGCAACGGGAGCGTGGACGAAACCAGTCTTAGCTACTTTGCACGTGCAAGCCGACGTTCGGCCTCAAAAGGGCCAATTAATTGAAATAAAACTAGCACAACCAACTTCACCAAAGCGGCCCGTTTTAATGCCGGAAGCAGAAGCGGATTTGATTCCAGTTGCACCAGATCGGTTAATCGTAGGCGCAACTCATGATGATGAGGCCGGGTTTGACCTAACGACCACCACGCAAGCGACCACCGAGCTACTTGCCACGGCGCAACGGTTCATGAGTGGCATTAGTCGGAAAAATGTTATGCTAGAACGGGTTGGAACCCGGGCGTACACACCAGATTATGGCCCGTTTGTGGGTCCCGTTCCTGCACACCCCGATGTCTTAGTGGGCACAGGCTTGGGTTCATCGGGGTTAACGACCGGGCCGTTGGTCGGGAAGCTGATTGCAAAGCTGGCACTAAATCAACCAGTCAACCTTGCTTATTACAGCAAACCAGTCACTAATTATTTACGTTCCGAGTGA
- a CDS encoding ribonuclease HI family protein, which yields MYIKLYSDAAERPQTQTSSAGILMIVNHKQYQIKSLLAATDNHEAEFQACLLAFTTLTAKLTRAELATTVVNYYTDSKIVSDSLHKNYAKHYQRYVDQIHQLQAPFSLVFVNWIPEQQNKGAHQLALQALHHSERK from the coding sequence ATGTACATAAAACTATATTCTGATGCCGCGGAACGGCCCCAAACACAGACCAGTAGTGCCGGCATTTTAATGATTGTAAATCACAAACAATATCAGATAAAAAGCTTGCTAGCTGCAACTGATAATCATGAAGCCGAATTTCAAGCTTGTCTCCTCGCGTTTACCACTTTAACCGCTAAACTAACGCGGGCTGAATTAGCCACAACGGTCGTTAATTACTATACGGACAGTAAAATCGTTTCCGACAGTCTGCACAAAAATTATGCAAAACACTATCAACGCTATGTTGATCAGATTCACCAGTTACAAGCACCATTTTCCCTAGTGTTTGTGAATTGGATCCCAGAACAGCAAAACAAAGGAGCCCACCAATTAGCCTTGCAAGCCCTGCATCACTCGGAACGTAAATAA